From Streptomyces sp. GSL17-111, one genomic window encodes:
- a CDS encoding BMP family lipoprotein has translation MRRVTKLAAAVTATAALALTTAACGGTSTESSGESEDKGAAIAYDVGGRGDQSFNDAAYAGLSKAEEEFGWDGEDIEPSDGESDADKASRLNELARLGYNPVIGVGFAYAGPIEEAAKKNPDVTFGLIDDETVTGDNIVNMVFSEEQGSYLAGVAAAHATETDVVGFVGGVEVPLIKKFEAGFVQGVQDTDPDIEVKRQYLTQPPNMDGFSKPDLGKEAARGQLDADADVIYHAAGLAGQGVIEAAADRDRWVIGVDSDQYEQKTLAPYKDNILTSMTKDVPDAVYNLIKSVEDGDPQSGVIRYNLEADGVALSDSNPAYQEMTELTEAVEQAKADIVAGKIEVSPTP, from the coding sequence TTGCGTCGGGTCACCAAGCTTGCCGCCGCGGTCACCGCCACCGCGGCTCTCGCACTCACCACCGCCGCCTGCGGCGGCACCTCCACCGAGTCCTCCGGCGAGTCCGAGGACAAGGGTGCGGCCATCGCGTACGACGTCGGCGGCCGGGGCGACCAGTCGTTCAACGACGCCGCCTACGCCGGTCTCAGCAAGGCCGAGGAGGAGTTCGGCTGGGACGGCGAGGACATCGAGCCGTCCGACGGCGAGTCGGACGCCGACAAGGCCAGCCGGCTGAACGAGTTGGCGCGGCTGGGCTACAACCCGGTCATAGGCGTCGGCTTCGCCTACGCGGGTCCGATCGAAGAGGCCGCCAAGAAGAACCCGGACGTCACCTTCGGTCTGATCGACGACGAGACGGTCACGGGCGACAACATCGTCAACATGGTCTTCAGCGAGGAGCAGGGCTCCTACCTGGCCGGCGTCGCCGCCGCGCACGCGACCGAGACGGACGTCGTCGGCTTTGTCGGCGGTGTCGAGGTGCCGCTGATCAAGAAGTTCGAGGCCGGATTCGTCCAGGGTGTCCAGGACACCGACCCGGACATCGAGGTCAAGCGCCAGTACCTCACCCAGCCGCCGAACATGGACGGCTTCTCCAAGCCGGACCTCGGCAAGGAGGCCGCGCGCGGCCAGCTGGACGCCGACGCCGACGTGATCTACCACGCCGCCGGCCTGGCCGGGCAGGGCGTCATCGAGGCCGCCGCCGACCGTGACCGGTGGGTCATCGGTGTGGACTCCGACCAGTACGAGCAGAAGACGCTCGCGCCGTACAAGGACAACATCCTCACGTCGATGACGAAGGACGTCCCGGACGCGGTCTACAACCTCATCAAGTCCGTGGAGGACGGCGACCCGCAGTCGGGCGTCATCCGCTACAACCTGGAGGCCGACGGCGTCGCCCTGAGCGACTCCAACCCCGCCTACCAGGAGATGACCGAGCTGACCGAGGCCGTCGAGCAGGCCAAGGCGGACATCGTCGCCGGCAAGATCGAGGTCTCCCCGACCCCGTGA
- a CDS encoding amidohydrolase, with protein sequence MNQLLSAKSTQRTAGETPLDGALPSALRDELVMFRRDLHMHPELGHQEFRTTAAIRARLQQAGLRPRVLAGGTGLICDVHPGGAESWDGRRPMLALRADIDGLPIPDTKTVSYRSTVPDRAHACGHDVHTTVVLGAGLVLADLAAAGRLPHSVRLIFQPAEEVLPGGATDAIDDGALDGVGRVIAVHCDPRVDAGRIGLRPGPITSACDRLEVTLAGPGGHTARPHLTTDLVTAAARVVTDVPALLARRVDTRAGLAVTWGRIVSGHAPNVIPQRAELSGTVRCLDLPAWRAAPDVVHAAVDEVAALHHAKSEINYIRGVPPVVNETTTTELLRNAMAARRGAHTVETTEQSLGGEDFSWYLEQVPGAMARLGVRTPGDPTSRDIHQGDFDADERAIDVGVELFTAAALLDASHG encoded by the coding sequence GTGAACCAACTGTTGTCAGCCAAGTCCACCCAGCGGACCGCCGGTGAGACACCACTGGACGGAGCCCTCCCGAGCGCGTTGCGCGACGAACTCGTCATGTTCCGGCGCGACCTGCACATGCATCCGGAGCTGGGGCACCAGGAGTTCCGCACCACCGCGGCGATCAGGGCGCGCCTCCAACAGGCCGGGCTGCGCCCCCGCGTACTCGCCGGCGGCACCGGGCTGATCTGCGACGTTCACCCCGGCGGGGCCGAGTCCTGGGACGGCCGCCGCCCCATGCTCGCGCTGCGTGCCGACATCGACGGGCTGCCCATCCCGGACACCAAGACGGTCTCCTACCGCTCCACCGTGCCCGACCGCGCCCACGCCTGCGGACACGACGTCCACACCACGGTCGTCCTCGGCGCGGGCCTGGTCCTCGCCGACCTCGCCGCCGCCGGGCGGCTGCCGCACTCGGTCCGGCTGATCTTCCAGCCCGCCGAGGAGGTCCTGCCGGGTGGCGCGACGGACGCCATCGACGACGGCGCGCTGGACGGCGTCGGGCGGGTCATCGCCGTCCACTGCGACCCCCGTGTCGACGCCGGGCGGATCGGGCTGCGGCCCGGCCCCATCACCTCCGCCTGCGACCGGCTGGAGGTCACCCTGGCCGGGCCCGGCGGCCACACCGCCCGCCCCCACCTGACGACCGACCTCGTCACGGCGGCGGCCCGCGTCGTGACCGACGTGCCCGCCCTGCTCGCCCGCCGCGTGGACACCCGCGCCGGGCTCGCCGTCACCTGGGGGCGCATCGTCTCCGGCCACGCGCCCAACGTCATCCCGCAGCGCGCGGAGCTCTCCGGCACCGTCCGCTGCCTGGACCTGCCGGCCTGGCGCGCCGCACCCGACGTGGTGCACGCCGCCGTGGACGAGGTCGCCGCGCTGCACCACGCGAAGTCGGAGATCAACTACATCCGCGGCGTCCCGCCGGTCGTGAACGAGACCACGACGACGGAGCTGCTGCGCAACGCCATGGCCGCCCGGCGGGGTGCGCACACCGTGGAGACGACCGAGCAGTCCCTCGGCGGCGAGGACTTCTCCTGGTACCTGGAGCAGGTGCCCGGCGCGATGGCCCGGCTCGGCGTGCGGACGCCCGGCGACCCCACCTCGCGCGACATCCACCAGGGGGACTTCGACGCGGACGAGCGGGCGATCGACGTCGGCGTCGAGCTGTTCACGGCCGCCGCCCTCCTGGACGCCTCCCACGGCTGA
- a CDS encoding N-acetylneuraminate synthase family protein, translating to MSNTRLRTLGDKTAGPGQPVYVTGEIGINHNGDLENAFALIDAAAEAGCDAVKFQKRTPEICTPRDQWDIERDTPWGRMTYIDYRHRVEFGEDEYRRIDEHCKEKGIAWFASPWDTEAVAFLEKFDLPAHKVASASLTDDELLRTLRATGRTVILSTGMSTPKQIRHAVEVLGSENILLCHATSTYPAKAEELNLRMIHTLQAEFPNVPIGYSGHETGLQTTLAAVALGAVFVERHITLDRAMWGSDQAASVEPGGLQRLVRDIRTIESSLGDGVKKVYDSELAPMKKLRRVKGVIAETEEAGGTDAAATAGASGEPARV from the coding sequence ATGAGCAACACCCGCCTCCGCACCCTCGGCGACAAGACCGCCGGCCCGGGGCAGCCCGTCTACGTCACCGGCGAGATCGGCATCAACCACAACGGTGACCTGGAGAACGCCTTCGCCCTGATCGACGCCGCCGCCGAGGCCGGCTGCGACGCCGTCAAGTTCCAGAAGCGCACCCCGGAGATCTGCACCCCGCGCGACCAGTGGGACATCGAGCGCGACACCCCCTGGGGCCGGATGACCTACATCGACTACCGGCACCGCGTGGAGTTCGGCGAGGACGAGTACCGCAGGATCGACGAGCACTGCAAGGAGAAGGGGATCGCCTGGTTCGCCTCCCCGTGGGACACCGAGGCCGTCGCCTTCCTGGAGAAGTTCGACCTCCCGGCCCACAAGGTGGCCTCCGCCTCCCTGACCGACGACGAGCTGCTGCGCACCCTGCGCGCCACCGGCCGCACCGTCATCCTCTCCACCGGCATGTCGACGCCGAAGCAGATCCGCCACGCGGTCGAGGTGCTGGGCAGCGAGAACATCCTGCTCTGCCACGCCACCTCCACCTACCCGGCCAAGGCCGAGGAGCTCAACCTGCGGATGATCCACACCCTGCAGGCCGAGTTCCCCAACGTGCCGATCGGCTACTCGGGCCACGAGACCGGCCTCCAGACGACGCTGGCCGCCGTCGCCCTCGGCGCCGTGTTCGTCGAGCGCCACATCACCCTGGACCGCGCCATGTGGGGCTCGGACCAGGCGGCCTCCGTCGAGCCGGGCGGCCTCCAGCGCCTCGTGCGCGACATCCGCACCATCGAGTCCTCGCTCGGGGACGGCGTCAAGAAGGTCTACGACAGCGAGCTGGCGCCCATGAAGAAGCTCCGCCGCGTCAAGGGCGTCATCGCGGAGACCGAGGAGGCCGGTGGCACGGACGCCGCCGCCACCGCCGGTGCGAGCGGCGAGCCCGCGCGGGTCTGA
- a CDS encoding acylneuraminate cytidylyltransferase, which produces MPPTVLAVIPARGGSKGVPAKNLAPVGGVPLVARAVRECLAAGHVTDVVVSTDDPAIATVAREAGAVAVERPADIAGDTATSEAAVLHAMDVFEAQQGRSVDVVLLVQCTSPFLDRADVAGVAAAVLADGADSALTVAPFHGFVWREPDGRAGGEGVNHDKAHRPRRQDRPQDFLETGAAYAMRADGFRAAGHRFFGRTDLVRTDPARVLEVDDPHELARARALAPLLDTRRAGSLPGREDVDAVVLDFDGTQTDDRVYVDSDGRETVAVHRGDGLGIAALRRAGLPVLILSTEVNTVVAARARKLKLPVLHGIDRKDRALKQWCEEEGVAPERVLYVGNDVNDLPCFGLVGWPVAVANAHDVVRGAARAVTTTPGGSGAVREIAGWLLGPSLTP; this is translated from the coding sequence GTGCCACCCACCGTCCTCGCCGTGATCCCCGCCCGGGGCGGCTCCAAGGGCGTGCCCGCCAAGAACCTCGCGCCGGTCGGCGGTGTGCCGCTCGTGGCCCGCGCGGTCCGCGAGTGCCTGGCCGCCGGGCACGTCACGGACGTCGTCGTCTCCACCGACGACCCGGCCATCGCCACCGTCGCCCGCGAGGCGGGCGCCGTCGCCGTCGAGCGGCCCGCCGACATCGCGGGCGACACCGCGACCAGCGAGGCGGCCGTCCTGCACGCGATGGACGTCTTCGAGGCCCAGCAGGGCCGCAGCGTCGACGTCGTGCTCCTCGTGCAGTGCACCAGCCCGTTCCTCGACCGGGCCGACGTCGCCGGGGTGGCCGCCGCCGTCCTGGCCGACGGCGCCGACTCGGCCCTGACGGTCGCGCCGTTCCACGGCTTCGTGTGGCGCGAGCCGGACGGGCGGGCCGGGGGAGAGGGCGTCAACCACGACAAGGCCCACCGCCCGCGCCGCCAGGACCGCCCACAGGACTTCCTGGAGACGGGCGCCGCCTACGCCATGCGGGCCGACGGGTTCCGCGCCGCCGGGCACCGCTTCTTCGGCCGCACCGACCTGGTGCGCACCGACCCGGCCCGCGTCCTGGAGGTCGACGACCCGCACGAGCTGGCCCGTGCCCGCGCGCTGGCCCCGCTGCTCGACACCCGCCGGGCGGGCAGCCTGCCGGGCCGCGAGGACGTCGACGCGGTCGTCCTGGACTTCGACGGCACCCAGACCGACGACCGGGTGTACGTCGACTCCGACGGCCGGGAGACGGTCGCCGTGCACCGGGGCGACGGTCTCGGCATCGCCGCACTGCGCCGTGCGGGCCTGCCGGTGCTGATCCTCTCCACCGAGGTCAACACGGTCGTCGCCGCCCGTGCCCGGAAGCTCAAGCTGCCGGTGCTGCACGGCATCGACCGCAAGGACCGCGCCCTCAAGCAGTGGTGCGAGGAGGAGGGCGTCGCGCCGGAGCGCGTGCTCTACGTCGGCAACGACGTGAACGACCTGCCCTGCTTCGGCCTCGTCGGCTGGCCCGTGGCGGTGGCGAACGCGCACGACGTCGTGCGCGGCGCCGCCCGCGCCGTCACGACCACCCCCGGGGGCTCCGGGGCCGTCCGCGAGATCGCCGGCTGGCTCCTCGGCCCCTCCCTGACCCCCTGA
- a CDS encoding DUF6716 putative glycosyltransferase: protein MPEPTVPGSAERLLRVAVLADSDTRWKWGALTAQRLAGPSGSAVVDGMLLRGRATPTARQLQDTGVRDAHVREVTTAEFLAEAGAEGAYDAVVLACVGGAVQAMLHGLANQWQGRTRRPVVVTGYVGVVYEKLADGLLLRNGADMVLANSAYDADRFRDVYAGVGTRTGSVVECALPFLGGTPYAPSDERPYTVTFAVQPSVPEVRRDRLYLLQRAVGHARLHPEREVLVKLRSKPGEQTTHIEELPYQRLAERLPGGLPDNCRLVYGHMGEVLDRTDVLVTVSSTAALESLHRGVPTAVLTDLGVREALGNHHFVGSGCLTSWDRLDAGEVPRADPDWTARHGVVGAAYGPYESAFEGARKRLAQLLADELPPLNPYYTSVTAGGYLPGILARYGLTPDGTPNTSGTSGSSAGLGGAARRVVRRAARGAYRQGVQRVAPVIRRMGQL from the coding sequence GTGCCAGAACCAACCGTTCCCGGGTCCGCCGAACGCCTCCTGCGCGTCGCCGTGCTCGCCGACTCCGACACCCGGTGGAAGTGGGGTGCGCTCACCGCGCAGCGCCTCGCCGGGCCCTCGGGGAGCGCCGTCGTCGACGGGATGCTGCTGCGGGGCCGGGCCACGCCCACCGCCCGCCAGCTCCAGGACACCGGAGTGCGGGACGCCCACGTCCGTGAGGTGACGACCGCCGAGTTCCTGGCGGAGGCGGGCGCGGAGGGCGCGTACGACGCCGTCGTCCTCGCCTGTGTGGGCGGCGCCGTGCAGGCGATGCTGCACGGTCTGGCCAACCAGTGGCAGGGCCGGACGCGCCGGCCCGTGGTCGTCACCGGGTACGTCGGCGTCGTCTACGAGAAGCTGGCCGACGGGCTCCTCCTGCGCAACGGCGCCGACATGGTGCTGGCCAACTCGGCCTACGACGCCGACCGGTTCCGGGACGTCTACGCGGGTGTCGGCACCCGTACCGGCAGCGTCGTGGAGTGCGCGCTGCCCTTTCTCGGCGGGACGCCCTACGCCCCGTCCGACGAGCGGCCGTACACGGTGACGTTCGCCGTCCAGCCCTCCGTGCCGGAGGTGCGCAGGGACCGGCTGTACCTGCTCCAGCGGGCCGTCGGCCACGCCCGGCTGCATCCGGAGCGCGAGGTGCTGGTCAAGCTGCGCAGCAAGCCGGGCGAGCAGACCACGCACATCGAGGAGTTGCCCTACCAGCGGCTGGCCGAGCGGCTGCCGGGCGGTCTGCCCGACAACTGCCGCCTCGTCTACGGGCACATGGGCGAGGTGCTGGACCGCACCGACGTCCTCGTCACCGTCAGCTCGACGGCCGCCCTGGAGTCGCTGCACCGGGGCGTCCCGACCGCCGTCCTCACCGACCTGGGCGTCCGGGAGGCGCTGGGCAACCACCACTTCGTCGGCTCGGGCTGCCTGACGTCCTGGGACCGGCTGGACGCCGGGGAGGTGCCGCGCGCCGACCCGGACTGGACGGCGCGGCACGGTGTCGTGGGGGCCGCCTACGGCCCCTACGAGTCGGCCTTCGAGGGCGCCCGCAAGCGGCTCGCCCAGCTGCTCGCCGACGAACTGCCGCCCCTCAACCCGTACTACACCTCCGTGACCGCCGGGGGGTACCTGCCGGGCATCCTCGCCCGCTACGGCCTGACGCCCGACGGCACTCCGAACACCTCCGGCACGTCCGGGTCGTCCGCCGGACTCGGCGGGGCCGCCCGCCGCGTCGTGCGCCGCGCCGCTCGCGGTGCCTACCGCCAGGGCGTGCAGCGCGTCGCGCCCGTCATCCGCCGCATGGGGCAGCTGTGA